The Mesorhizobium sp. INR15 region GAGGACCACCATGAAGAAAGAAGTCATCGAAGTGCCCGTCATGTCGGCCAAGGTGCGGGCGCTGGGCCTGCCCTGTTCGACAGCGGTGAAGGCCAACGGCTTTGTGTTCATCTCGGCGACGCCGCCGGTGGACATGGAAACAGGCGATATGGTGCGCGGCGACATCGAAACGCAAACAGACGCGTCGCTGAAGGCGCTGAAACATTGCCTGGAAGCGGCCGGCACCTCGCTGGAAAACGTGGTGATGGTGCGCATCTACGCCGTCAATTCCGGCTTCTACAACGCCATCAACCGGGTTTATGCCAGGTACTTCAGCGTGAATCCGCCGGCGCGGAGTTTCGTGCCGGTGGCGTCGTGGCCGATGGAGTTCGATATCGAGATTGAATGTGTGGCGGTGGCGTGAGGTATTCGACCCAATGTTTCAGAGCGACAATAAAATAACTATCCCGTTCACTTTTTTAAGGAAGCAGATAGTAATTTCCTTTTCCTTTCATGTTTTTCTGTCAGCTCTCTAATCAACTTCTTAATTACTTTAGATAAATTGGCAACGTATTTGACAAGGCCAGCGCGTTTCACTGTTGCTGCGGGTATTTTGGCTGCCTCTACCAGAGAAATCCGGGTGTCGTCCAACGATTTTCTTGAGAGGCTCTTAGACCAGTCGGAATCTCCGTGCACGTACACATTATACGTATCAACTTCGTAGTGCTGCGTTAGCTGCTGAATCAGCTTATAATTACAATCTAAACTCGGCGACTGTTTGTAAAATCGGGTCCACGGCGCAATAATGTAAGGCTCTTCTCGGGCTGTTTCGCCAGTGCTGTCGGAAATTTTTCCGATGACGTAATACGGTGCCAATACCGCTGCCAAAGCTCTCGTGCCCTTTGCGCCGTCAATCGCTTTGTCAAGGTCATTTAAACGCTGTATTAGATATTTCCGTTC contains the following coding sequences:
- a CDS encoding Rid family hydrolase, which gives rise to MKKEVIEVPVMSAKVRALGLPCSTAVKANGFVFISATPPVDMETGDMVRGDIETQTDASLKALKHCLEAAGTSLENVVMVRIYAVNSGFYNAINRVYARYFSVNPPARSFVPVASWPMEFDIEIECVAVA